From a single Stomoxys calcitrans chromosome 4, idStoCalc2.1, whole genome shotgun sequence genomic region:
- the LOC131996988 gene encoding uncharacterized protein LOC131996988 has translation MSNIINVLQKPQFDNAIIRKEYHSYISYLQSFQNNDEIRISIQNQDLYVVPGESFLYIEGFATKADSTVSASIKLLNNCIAHLFDEIRYELNGIEIDRTRHLGIATEIKNYVSLNESESRNLVNAGWAPFNTDDLTLVSGYFNFCVPLKMLLGFAEDFDKIIVNAKHELILLRSKDDTNVLKSIISSETCKLSILNITWKVPHIQLADVYKLQMLKVINNRQPLNISFRTWDMYYYPAVPSNTKVLWNVKLANENERPRFLLLGFKSSEKKFIHCDITNIKVHLNSDTYPYDDLNLKFDRNRFALLYDMYIKFQQSYYTREPQPLLTREKFKGEAPIIVLDVTHQNETVKTGPIDIRIELETSKNISPNTSLYCLIIHDKMFEYIPLTNEVRKLL, from the coding sequence ATGAGTAACATTATTAATGTTTTACAAAAACCACAATTTGATAATGCTATAATAAGAAAGGAGTATCACAGCTATATATCATATTTACAATCATTTCAaaataatgatgaaattagGATTTCCATTCAAAACCAAGACCTGTATGTCGTTCCTGGTGAGAGTTTTTTATACATTGAAGGTTTTGCAACAAAAGCGGACTCTACAGTATCAGCATCGATAAAGTTATTAAACAATTGCATAGCACACTTATTTGATGAGATAAGATATGAACTTAATGGTATAGAAATTGATCGTACACGTCATTTGGGTATAGcaacagaaataaaaaattatgtatcaTTAAATGAAAGCGAAAGTCGAAATCTAGTCAACGCAGGATGGGCTCCATTTAATACAGATGATCTTACTCTTGTGAgtggatattttaatttttgtgttccACTGAAAATGCTTCTTGGATTTGCtgaagattttgataaaattatagtTAATGCTAAACATGAATTAATTTTATTGCGATCAAAAGATGATACGAATGTATTGAAATCTATCATTTCCAGTGAAACCTGTAAACtatcaattttaaatattacatGGAAAGTTCCACATATTCAACTTGCTGATGTATACAAGCTGCAAATGCTTAAAGTAATTAATAACCGTCAACCACTAAATATATCATTTAGAACATGGGATATGTATTATTATCCTGCAGTTCCATCGAATACAAAAGTTTTATGGAATGTTAAGCTTGCAAATGAAAATGAGCGACCACGTTTTCTTCTTTTAGGATTCAAAAgtagtgaaaaaaaatttattcactgTGATATAACAAACATTAAGGTTCATTTGAATTCTGATACATATCCATATGATGATCTTAACCTCAAGTTTGATAGGAACCGTTTCGCCCTACTTTAtgatatgtatataaaatttcaacaaagctATTATACACGTGAACCGCAACCTCTATTAACGCGCGAAAAATTCAAGGGTGAAGCACCGATTATTGTTCTtgatgtaacacatcaaaatgaaACAGTAAAAACTGGCCCCATCGATATACGAATTGAATTGGAAACATCTAAAAATATATCACCGAACACATCTCTATACTGTTTAAttattcatgataaaatgttTGAATATATACCTCTAACAAATGAAGTaagaaaattattgtaa